A window from Mycolicibacterium tokaiense encodes these proteins:
- a CDS encoding TetR/AcrR family transcriptional regulator, with the protein MSMMIGRDEARRPTADDLTDLRPAHRKILLAAASLFRERGVAAVTMQDIGEAVGLSKAGVYHHAPSKEKLLEEIVYYGHVVLLRSFERARWSSESPAECLRVFIEERMEVIREHQDLTSVIWQERPLIAGAAFETSRRMAEEYRAGMRLLIKKAQDIGEIRPDLDPHLLTLAIDGMTGFACFWFQQGGSYTAREIGEKFWKFLAESWFVERS; encoded by the coding sequence ATGTCGATGATGATTGGACGCGATGAGGCACGCCGCCCAACTGCGGATGACCTGACCGACCTGCGCCCAGCGCATCGCAAGATACTGTTGGCTGCGGCCAGTCTCTTCCGGGAACGTGGCGTCGCTGCAGTCACCATGCAGGACATCGGGGAGGCTGTCGGACTCTCTAAAGCTGGTGTTTACCATCACGCGCCCAGCAAGGAAAAGCTGCTCGAGGAAATTGTCTATTACGGCCATGTGGTGCTGCTGCGGTCTTTCGAACGGGCTCGGTGGTCCAGCGAATCCCCGGCGGAATGCCTGCGGGTGTTCATCGAAGAGCGGATGGAGGTCATCCGGGAGCATCAGGATCTGACCTCGGTGATCTGGCAGGAAAGGCCGTTGATCGCCGGAGCCGCATTTGAGACCAGTCGCAGGATGGCCGAAGAGTACCGAGCCGGTATGCGTTTGCTCATCAAAAAGGCCCAGGACATCGGAGAGATACGGCCGGATTTAGATCCGCACCTGCTCACGCTGGCGATCGACGGTATGACCGGCTTCGCCTGCTTCTGGTTCCAGCAAGGCGGCAGTTACACCGCGCGGGAAATCGGCGAGAAGTTCTGGAAATTTCTCGCGGAAAGCTGGTTCGTGGAGCGCAGCTGA
- a CDS encoding SRPBCC family protein, which produces MPKLHECDRVDLDFIDTAPYRFVSTIDLTITPEQLFDVLSDAQSWPQWAGVITKVEWTSPPPFGVGTTRTVRMRGFITGHEEFLAWEPFTHMAFRFNTASTDAIAAFAEDYRVRETAQGCHLTWVMAMKPRGLAAGVGMTIGRPVMSWLFQRYLHNLRRYTTVGSASV; this is translated from the coding sequence ATGCCCAAGCTCCACGAGTGCGACCGCGTCGACCTCGACTTCATCGACACCGCGCCCTACCGCTTCGTCAGCACCATCGACCTGACCATCACCCCTGAGCAGCTGTTCGACGTGCTCTCCGACGCGCAGTCGTGGCCACAGTGGGCCGGCGTGATCACCAAGGTGGAATGGACGAGCCCCCCGCCGTTCGGCGTCGGGACCACCCGCACCGTGCGCATGCGCGGCTTCATCACCGGCCACGAAGAGTTCCTGGCGTGGGAACCCTTCACGCACATGGCCTTTCGCTTCAACACGGCAAGCACCGACGCCATCGCGGCGTTCGCCGAGGACTACCGCGTGCGCGAGACCGCGCAGGGCTGCCACCTCACCTGGGTGATGGCGATGAAGCCCCGGGGCCTGGCCGCCGGTGTCGGGATGACGATCGGGCGGCCCGTGATGAGCTGGCTGTTCCAGCGCTACCTGCACAACCTGCGCCGGTACACCACCGTCGGGTCAGCATCGGTATGA
- a CDS encoding DUF885 domain-containing protein produces the protein MARGTTAVDAVAERHLDTLAALDPCAATEVGILGHDDELTDYSPDGVAARAEAARSTLAELDALVPVDDVDRVTVAAMRERLGITVELHDAGLDLGELNVIASPLQTLRNVFDLMATDTDSDWAVIDRRLALMPERVSGYLESLRARSAAPAARQVQRGITQAQRTQGLLVAMVAGAPVKSPLLGADLERHAGAAAQAFGELAEGLRTDIAPRAGEVDACGRDAYRLHSRSFLGAEIDLEETYAWGLEQLNSIVAEQNTIAGQLYPGESVAGALARLDADPRYLITGTDALQRWMQDLSDRAVDALADTHFDIADPLRTLECRIAPTQNGGIYYTGPSEDLTRPGRMWWSVPPAVEQFHTWQETTTVFHEGVPGHHLQIGRAVVLADQLNRWRRLGCWVSGHGEGWALYAERLMAELGWLDDPGVRMGMLDAQRFRAARVVIDIGVHCGLTAPDGGTWDAARAWDFLTTHSAMAEDNLRFELDRYLGWPGQAPSYAVGQRIWQRLRAQSTAAGLPLREFHRRALDLGGLPLQVLESALTDQL, from the coding sequence TTGGCTAGGGGCACCACCGCCGTCGATGCGGTCGCCGAACGCCACCTCGATACTCTTGCCGCCCTGGACCCCTGCGCTGCAACCGAAGTCGGCATTCTGGGCCACGATGACGAACTGACCGACTACTCCCCCGACGGCGTTGCCGCCCGCGCGGAGGCCGCCCGGTCCACCCTGGCCGAACTGGACGCCCTGGTCCCGGTGGACGACGTCGACCGGGTGACCGTCGCGGCCATGCGGGAACGCCTGGGCATCACCGTCGAGCTGCACGATGCGGGACTCGATCTCGGTGAACTGAACGTCATCGCGTCCCCGCTCCAGACGCTGCGCAACGTGTTCGACCTGATGGCCACCGACACCGACAGCGATTGGGCGGTGATCGACCGGCGCCTGGCGCTGATGCCCGAGCGGGTGTCCGGATACCTGGAATCCCTGCGCGCACGCTCGGCCGCCCCCGCCGCCCGCCAGGTACAGCGCGGCATCACCCAGGCGCAGCGCACCCAGGGGCTGCTGGTCGCCATGGTTGCCGGGGCGCCGGTCAAGAGCCCGCTCCTGGGCGCCGACCTCGAACGTCACGCCGGCGCTGCCGCGCAGGCTTTCGGGGAGCTTGCCGAAGGCCTGCGCACCGACATCGCACCGCGGGCCGGGGAGGTCGACGCCTGCGGTCGCGACGCCTACCGGCTGCACTCGCGGTCGTTCCTGGGCGCGGAAATCGACCTCGAGGAGACCTACGCCTGGGGCCTGGAGCAGCTGAACAGCATTGTCGCCGAACAGAACACGATCGCCGGGCAGCTCTACCCCGGAGAATCGGTGGCCGGCGCCCTGGCCCGCCTGGACGCCGACCCGCGTTATCTCATCACCGGCACCGATGCGCTACAGCGCTGGATGCAGGACCTGTCGGACCGCGCGGTGGACGCGCTGGCCGACACCCACTTCGACATCGCGGACCCGCTGCGCACGCTGGAGTGCCGCATCGCGCCCACCCAGAACGGCGGCATCTACTACACCGGCCCGTCGGAGGACCTGACGCGGCCGGGAAGGATGTGGTGGTCGGTACCGCCTGCGGTGGAGCAGTTCCACACCTGGCAGGAAACCACCACGGTGTTCCACGAAGGGGTGCCGGGCCATCACCTGCAGATCGGCCGCGCGGTGGTGCTCGCCGACCAGTTGAACCGGTGGCGGCGGCTGGGGTGCTGGGTGTCCGGGCACGGCGAGGGCTGGGCGCTGTACGCCGAGCGGCTGATGGCCGAGCTGGGATGGCTCGACGATCCCGGGGTGCGAATGGGAATGCTGGACGCACAACGCTTCCGGGCGGCCCGGGTGGTGATCGACATCGGCGTGCACTGCGGCCTGACCGCACCCGACGGCGGCACCTGGGACGCCGCCCGGGCCTGGGATTTTCTGACCACCCACAGTGCGATGGCCGAGGACAACCTGCGTTTCGAGTTGGACCGCTATCTGGGCTGGCCCGGACAGGCCCCGTCGTATGCGGTGGGCCAGCGCATCTGGCAGCGTCTGCGGGCGCAGAGCACCGCGGCGGGGCTGCCACTGCGTGAGTTCCACCGCCGGGCGCTGGATCTGGGCGGGTTGCCGCTGCAGGTACTGGAATCAGCGTTAACGGACCAGCTCTGA
- the ypfJ gene encoding KPN_02809 family neutral zinc metallopeptidase: protein MTFNEGMRIDTSTTSSSGGRGPGRGMAIGGGVGGLLIVVLAVFLGVDPGEIMSQQPLDTQGVEAPGVDISACRTGVDANTNVDCRVIATGNSVDAVWAQLMPDYTRPQMRLFTGSVDTACGPATSDVGPFYCPGDQTAYFDTDFFDVLKTQFGSSGGPLAQEYVVAHEYGHHVQNLTGDLGRAQQGAQGAEGNGVRTELQADCYAGVWAHYAAITKQPGTDVTFLQPLTGTDINDALSAAASVGDDRIQQASTGRVNPEAWTHGSAEQRQKWFTEGYRTGQPGACDTFSAGDLG from the coding sequence ATGACCTTCAACGAGGGAATGCGCATCGACACCAGCACCACGTCGTCGAGTGGGGGCCGGGGCCCCGGCCGCGGGATGGCCATCGGCGGCGGCGTCGGCGGCCTGCTGATCGTGGTGTTGGCGGTGTTCCTCGGTGTCGACCCCGGCGAGATCATGAGCCAGCAGCCCTTGGACACCCAGGGTGTCGAGGCGCCCGGCGTCGACATCAGCGCGTGCCGCACCGGCGTGGACGCCAACACGAACGTCGACTGCCGGGTGATCGCGACGGGCAATTCGGTGGACGCGGTGTGGGCGCAACTGATGCCTGACTACACCCGCCCGCAGATGCGCCTGTTCACCGGCTCGGTGGACACCGCCTGCGGCCCCGCCACCAGCGATGTCGGGCCGTTCTACTGCCCCGGCGACCAGACGGCGTACTTCGACACCGACTTCTTCGACGTCTTGAAGACCCAATTCGGTTCCAGTGGTGGCCCTTTGGCGCAGGAATATGTGGTGGCCCACGAGTACGGCCACCACGTGCAGAACCTGACCGGCGACCTGGGTCGCGCCCAGCAGGGCGCCCAGGGTGCGGAAGGCAACGGTGTGCGCACCGAGTTGCAGGCCGACTGCTACGCCGGGGTGTGGGCGCACTACGCCGCCATCACCAAGCAGCCCGGCACCGATGTGACCTTCCTGCAACCGCTGACCGGCACCGACATCAACGACGCGCTGTCGGCGGCGGCGTCGGTGGGTGACGACCGCATCCAGCAAGCGTCGACCGGCCGGGTGAATCCCGAAGCGTGGACCCACGGCTCCGCCGAGCAGCGGCAGAAATGGTTCACCGAGGGTTACCGCACCGGGCAGCCGGGTGCCTGCGACACCTTCTCGGCCGGCGACCTTGGCTAG
- a CDS encoding carboxylesterase/lipase family protein: protein MTHLVELNTVAHTRDGVLRGTTEGGVAVWRGVPYAEQPVEQRRFRAPEPVAPWAGVREAVEHGPLPPQGRSFVGGGRDDPKIRDEACLTVTVWSPDTAGSLPVMVWIPGGAFVYGAGQLQLYNGSRLAANGVVVVNVTYRIGVFGGFELGSLGDGFDDNLCLRDQLAALRWVRENIAAFGGDPERVTVFGESAGATSVLALLACPAAEDLFARAIAQSPALPLIAPRDMRAEQADRFLAEVDAPPEQLWQLPQRRLRRAAGVVQLHSASTSPTLAYGLTHGTELLPEHPIEAARADAVNRVPLIIGTNSHEASMFAWTKPPMLPTTAAGIDAYFARVAPGAREQVLAGYPDFPRRRALISFGSDAMFGAPVWSFTDAYSAHAATYVYRFEHTTWTLRALGLGATHGSEIVHIQHSYGSYLGRKLHPLGRRVQPAVGRRMQRTWLNFATHGWEPDRVWDPQWPRYDAQARNTRVIQTARDITVADPDKERRQAWSGLH, encoded by the coding sequence GTGACCCACCTCGTGGAACTGAACACCGTCGCGCACACCCGCGACGGTGTGCTGCGCGGCACCACCGAGGGCGGGGTGGCGGTGTGGCGGGGTGTTCCGTACGCCGAGCAGCCGGTGGAGCAGCGGCGTTTCCGGGCGCCTGAGCCTGTGGCACCCTGGGCCGGCGTGCGCGAGGCCGTCGAGCACGGGCCGCTGCCACCGCAGGGCCGCTCGTTCGTCGGCGGCGGCCGCGACGACCCGAAGATCCGCGACGAGGCGTGCCTGACGGTGACGGTCTGGTCGCCCGACACCGCGGGATCGCTGCCGGTGATGGTGTGGATTCCGGGCGGGGCGTTCGTCTACGGGGCCGGCCAGCTGCAGCTCTACAACGGCTCCCGGCTGGCGGCCAACGGCGTCGTCGTCGTCAACGTCACCTACCGGATCGGAGTTTTCGGCGGCTTCGAACTCGGATCCCTCGGCGACGGTTTCGACGACAACCTGTGTCTGCGAGATCAGCTGGCCGCGCTGCGCTGGGTGCGGGAGAACATCGCGGCCTTCGGCGGTGATCCGGAACGGGTGACGGTGTTCGGCGAATCCGCCGGCGCCACCTCGGTGCTGGCGCTGCTGGCCTGCCCGGCCGCCGAGGACCTGTTTGCGCGGGCCATCGCCCAGAGTCCGGCTCTTCCGCTGATCGCCCCCCGCGACATGCGCGCGGAGCAGGCGGACCGCTTCCTGGCCGAGGTGGATGCCCCGCCGGAACAACTGTGGCAGCTGCCGCAGCGGCGGTTGCGCCGCGCCGCCGGGGTGGTGCAGCTGCACAGCGCGTCGACCTCGCCCACGCTGGCCTACGGACTGACCCACGGCACCGAACTGTTGCCCGAGCACCCCATCGAGGCCGCCCGCGCGGATGCGGTGAACCGGGTACCGCTGATCATCGGTACCAACTCACATGAGGCGTCGATGTTCGCCTGGACCAAACCGCCGATGCTGCCGACGACGGCGGCGGGCATCGACGCCTACTTCGCCCGGGTTGCTCCGGGCGCCCGCGAGCAGGTGCTGGCCGGCTACCCCGATTTCCCGCGTCGCCGGGCGCTGATCTCGTTCGGCTCCGATGCGATGTTCGGTGCTCCGGTGTGGAGCTTCACCGATGCCTACAGCGCGCACGCAGCCACCTACGTCTACCGCTTCGAGCACACCACCTGGACCTTGCGGGCACTCGGTCTGGGCGCCACTCACGGCAGCGAGATCGTGCACATCCAGCACAGCTACGGCTCGTACCTGGGCCGCAAACTGCACCCGCTGGGCCGGCGGGTGCAACCGGCGGTGGGTCGGCGGATGCAGCGGACCTGGCTGAACTTCGCCACGCACGGGTGGGAGCCGGATCGGGTGTGGGACCCGCAGTGGCCCCGCTACGACGCGCAGGCTCGGAACACGCGCGTCATCCAGACCGCTCGCGACATCACCGTCGCCGATCCGGACAAGGAGCGCCGGCAGGCCTGGTCAGGTCTGCACTGA